In one window of Vibrio sp. DW001 DNA:
- a CDS encoding TfoX/Sxy family DNA transformation protein encodes MNNSDFYVYAGKFGVFQKHSMFGGIGLFIQGAMFVLIFGDALYLRGGGRLDADLRALGCNRYRHVKKQAVVTVNYYDISTLYSRRYLRLDGLIERSIRLSIANKAYRRSVESKRLRDLPNMRLTLERMVKKAGISDVSSFMEFGAAEVYKKVRHQYGENTDINLLWKFAGAVEGTHWSLLSNKTKKELKRTCDLS; translated from the coding sequence GCAGGAAAATTTGGTGTTTTTCAGAAACACTCTATGTTTGGTGGGATAGGGCTATTTATTCAAGGTGCTATGTTTGTTTTGATTTTTGGTGATGCTTTGTATTTGAGGGGAGGAGGGCGTCTAGACGCGGACCTACGTGCCTTGGGCTGTAATCGGTATCGACATGTTAAAAAACAAGCTGTTGTTACGGTCAACTATTACGATATATCAACACTTTATAGCAGAAGGTATTTAAGGCTTGATGGTCTTATTGAACGTTCAATTCGATTGTCGATTGCCAATAAGGCATATCGACGCTCCGTCGAGAGTAAACGGCTAAGGGACTTACCCAATATGCGATTAACCTTAGAGAGGATGGTTAAGAAAGCGGGTATCTCAGATGTCAGTTCATTTATGGAGTTTGGTGCTGCTGAAGTGTATAAAAAAGTGCGACATCAATATGGTGAAAATACAGATATTAATCTGTTGTGGAAGTTTGCTGGCGCGGTTGAAGGTACTCACTGGAGCTTATTGAGTAATAAAACGAAAAAGGAATTGAAACGTACTTGTGATCTCTCTTAA
- a CDS encoding ABC transporter permease subunit — MLDYFLRRMMLVIPTFIGITILIFAITRLVPGGPVERILSSIQFNSSETAVSNDVGASSALSKDQIAQLNEFYGLDKPVVEAYWEWLTKIMSLDFGESTRYYEPVTDMIAERLPVSLFYGGMTFFIAYFISIPLGYFKALKHGSVFDSLSSIAIFIGYALPGYVVGVLLITWFAYNLEWFPMGGFVGDDFDDYESFYEQASDVLWHAVLPLICYLIGDFATLTMTMKNNLMENLSADYIRTAIAKGLPFQQAVRKHALRNSLIPIASHFGNSLLFFMTGSFLIEVIFDINGIGLLGYESIVERDYPVVMGIVAVNASMLLVGNILSDMCVALVDPRVKFGE, encoded by the coding sequence GTGCTTGATTATTTTCTACGTAGAATGATGTTAGTTATCCCCACTTTTATAGGGATTACTATTCTGATATTCGCCATCACTCGCCTTGTCCCGGGTGGACCGGTTGAACGCATCCTTTCTAGTATTCAATTTAATAGCAGTGAAACGGCAGTCAGTAATGATGTAGGCGCAAGCTCGGCACTTTCAAAGGATCAAATTGCACAACTCAATGAGTTTTATGGATTAGATAAGCCCGTAGTGGAGGCGTACTGGGAATGGTTGACCAAAATCATGTCTCTAGATTTTGGCGAATCAACACGCTACTACGAACCTGTGACCGATATGATTGCAGAACGTTTGCCAGTCTCACTGTTTTATGGCGGTATGACATTTTTTATCGCTTATTTCATATCAATTCCATTGGGATATTTTAAAGCACTCAAACATGGTTCGGTGTTTGATTCACTTTCTTCTATTGCGATTTTTATTGGCTACGCCTTACCCGGTTATGTGGTTGGTGTTTTGTTGATTACTTGGTTTGCTTACAATTTGGAGTGGTTTCCAATGGGTGGCTTTGTCGGCGATGATTTTGACGACTATGAGTCCTTTTATGAGCAAGCTAGCGATGTGTTATGGCATGCCGTATTGCCACTTATCTGTTATCTGATTGGTGATTTTGCCACTCTGACAATGACAATGAAAAATAACTTAATGGAAAACCTGTCGGCCGACTACATTCGCACAGCAATCGCGAAAGGATTACCATTTCAACAGGCCGTACGGAAACATGCGCTCAGAAACAGTCTTATCCCAATTGCGAGTCATTTTGGAAATTCGTTGCTCTTTTTCATGACGGGTTCATTCCTTATCGAGGTAATCTTTGACATCAACGGTATTGGTCTTCTTGGGTATGAGTCTATTGTTGAAAGAGATTATCCAGTCGTGATGGGAATTGTTGCGGTAAATGCATCGATGTTATTGGTTGGCAATATTCTTTCTGATATGTGTGTCGCTCTTGTCGACCCACGTGTGAAGTTTGGGGAGTAA
- a CDS encoding ABC transporter permease subunit — protein MLKMDPLTQRKFRRFKEIKRGYWSFLVLSTLLVLSIFAEMLVNSKALVVSYQGTYHFPVLSDVIPGTEYGLDYLSEANYRELKQKFVEEDQGDFVVLPIIPWNPYEQDYSGDYPPTAPDVKSKHYLGTDIIGRDILARLVYGFRIAMGFALITMVISYVIGTAVGCAMGFWGGKFDLIFQRVIEVWSMVPFLYVIMILVSIIQPTFTLFVFINVLFGWMGITWYMRTMTYKESAREYVLAARALGASTARILFKHILPNTMVMIVTLAPFTIAGNITALTALDYLGLGLMPPTPSWGELLQQGKSNLDSPWIVMSVVTSIVLVLVMVTFIGEAVRAAFDPKKFTRYS, from the coding sequence ATACTAAAAATGGACCCCTTAACTCAAAGGAAATTTAGACGTTTTAAAGAGATAAAACGGGGATACTGGTCATTCTTGGTTCTATCAACGCTTTTGGTGCTGTCTATTTTTGCGGAGATGCTTGTTAACAGCAAGGCCTTAGTAGTGAGCTATCAAGGCACGTATCACTTTCCTGTTCTTTCTGATGTCATTCCGGGGACGGAATACGGTCTTGATTACCTTTCGGAGGCAAATTATAGAGAACTGAAGCAAAAATTTGTCGAAGAAGATCAAGGTGATTTTGTTGTGTTACCTATTATTCCCTGGAATCCATATGAACAAGACTATAGTGGCGATTATCCGCCGACAGCACCAGATGTGAAAAGTAAACATTATTTAGGGACGGACATTATCGGTCGAGATATTTTGGCTCGATTGGTATATGGGTTTCGCATCGCGATGGGGTTCGCATTGATCACTATGGTTATTTCTTATGTGATAGGTACAGCAGTTGGCTGTGCAATGGGCTTTTGGGGCGGAAAATTTGATCTCATATTCCAGAGGGTGATAGAGGTATGGTCAATGGTGCCATTTCTGTATGTCATTATGATTTTGGTTTCAATTATTCAGCCAACGTTCACGCTTTTTGTTTTTATTAATGTGCTGTTTGGTTGGATGGGGATCACTTGGTACATGCGAACGATGACCTACAAAGAGTCAGCAAGGGAATATGTACTGGCAGCTAGGGCCTTAGGGGCTTCTACTGCTCGTATTCTATTTAAACATATCCTACCAAATACTATGGTCATGATTGTAACGTTAGCGCCATTCACTATTGCAGGTAACATAACCGCATTGACCGCGTTGGATTACTTAGGTCTGGGATTAATGCCGCCTACGCCTTCATGGGGAGAATTATTACAACAAGGAAAGTCTAACCTAGACTCCCCCTGGATAGTTATGTCGGTTGTTACATCAATTGTTTTGGTACTCGTTATGGTGACATTTATCGGAGAGGCTGTTCGTGCGGCGTTTGATCCTAAGAAATTCACACGGTATAGCTAA
- a CDS encoding extracellular solute-binding protein: MFSGCSFFGWADQPLPSNLVWETNLSDPLFASADAQFGGTFRTSIASFPQTFRTVGPDANGSFRAWLLDAHPSLVSKHPDTGEWIPDIATEWAFSEDHKTVFYRLNPEAKWSDGEAVTADDFTYVLTLMRSKDIVAPWYNTYYNTVLKDVVKYDDHTISVTLSEAKDNKDLLESTSMAPRPKHFYKPDIDKNGDGVDDNFVRKYNFKVEPTTWAYAIDKVKKGRSITFKHVGEDWWGYSNPYYKNRYNVEKIRIQVIRDDDIARKHFEKGDLDSYHLVRPTLWHEKSSGEIYQKGYVQKFWGFNQVSQGAGGMWLNTAKLKLSDINVRKGVAHATDFDGMIKNVLRGDYSRQPNGMGVGQDKFTNELITAPVFDPALAAQYFDKAGFATVGSDGIRENAKGEKLTFAITYSARFHTPRLAYLKEQAKLAGMEFTLNLIDGSSAFKYVSEKKHEISFHGMGSGSQPHYWEYLHSVNANKPQTNNFTNYSTPELDKLITEFRSEFSREKREDLSRTIQKIVDDASIIIPGYMVPYTRSAHWRWMKFPAQPMTRKTESLFSTGAPSDLGTYWIDLEAKKETLAAMKKGTSYEPVTTINDTYKF; encoded by the coding sequence ATGTTCTCCGGTTGTTCTTTTTTCGGTTGGGCAGACCAACCCTTACCCTCGAATCTAGTCTGGGAAACCAATTTGAGCGATCCGCTTTTTGCCTCTGCAGATGCGCAATTTGGCGGCACTTTTCGCACTTCTATTGCAAGCTTTCCGCAAACATTCAGAACCGTAGGACCTGATGCAAATGGCTCCTTTCGCGCTTGGTTGCTCGACGCGCATCCGTCTTTGGTTAGTAAACATCCTGATACGGGTGAATGGATCCCAGATATTGCAACTGAATGGGCATTTAGCGAAGACCATAAAACGGTGTTTTATAGGTTGAATCCTGAGGCGAAATGGTCAGATGGCGAGGCTGTAACCGCTGATGACTTCACTTATGTACTCACCTTAATGCGTTCGAAGGATATTGTGGCGCCGTGGTACAACACCTATTACAACACCGTATTGAAAGATGTAGTGAAGTACGATGATCATACTATTTCCGTCACATTGTCTGAAGCGAAAGACAATAAAGACCTGTTGGAAAGCACGAGTATGGCGCCAAGACCAAAACATTTTTATAAGCCAGATATCGACAAGAACGGGGACGGCGTCGACGACAATTTTGTAAGAAAATACAATTTTAAAGTAGAGCCGACCACATGGGCCTATGCCATAGATAAGGTAAAGAAAGGTCGTTCGATCACCTTTAAACATGTAGGTGAAGATTGGTGGGGGTATAGCAACCCTTATTATAAAAATCGTTACAACGTAGAAAAAATTAGAATTCAGGTTATTCGTGATGATGATATCGCGAGAAAGCATTTTGAAAAGGGTGACTTGGATTCTTATCACTTAGTTCGTCCTACTTTGTGGCATGAGAAATCAAGCGGAGAAATATACCAAAAAGGGTACGTTCAAAAATTTTGGGGATTCAATCAGGTATCTCAGGGGGCAGGTGGGATGTGGTTGAATACCGCCAAACTTAAATTGAGTGACATCAACGTACGTAAAGGGGTTGCGCATGCGACAGACTTTGATGGCATGATAAAAAATGTATTACGAGGCGACTACTCAAGGCAACCGAACGGAATGGGCGTGGGTCAAGATAAGTTTACTAATGAGTTGATAACCGCACCTGTTTTTGATCCGGCTTTAGCGGCTCAATATTTTGATAAGGCAGGTTTTGCCACTGTCGGTTCTGATGGTATTCGAGAGAATGCGAAAGGTGAGAAATTGACATTTGCCATCACCTATTCAGCAAGGTTCCATACCCCAAGATTGGCTTACTTAAAAGAGCAGGCGAAGCTTGCGGGAATGGAGTTTACGCTAAACCTTATCGATGGGTCGTCAGCGTTCAAATACGTGAGCGAAAAGAAGCATGAGATTTCGTTCCACGGTATGGGGTCAGGTTCACAACCTCATTATTGGGAGTATTTGCATTCCGTAAACGCAAATAAGCCACAAACCAATAACTTCACAAATTACAGTACACCAGAGTTGGATAAACTCATCACGGAGTTCCGTTCTGAATTCAGCAGAGAAAAGCGCGAAGATTTATCTCGAACCATTCAGAAAATAGTGGATGATGCGAGCATCATTATTCCGGGCTACATGGTTCCTTATACACGCAGTGCACATTGGCGTTGGATGAAGTTTCCGGCGCAACCAATGACCAGAAAAACAGAGAGTTTATTTAGTACTGGCGCACCATCAGACCTTGGTACCTATTGGATTGATCTGGAGGCTAAAAAGGAAACGTTAGCCGCGATGAAAAAAGGCACGTCGTATGAACCGGTAACGACAATCAATGATACATATAAGTTTTGA
- a CDS encoding ABC transporter ATP-binding protein: protein MVEAEIILQVRDLETEFITDDGTVKVLHGVNFDVQQGRTLGLVGESGCGKSVTSMSILGLLPKPYGNVTRGKILYKGTDLLKLPPEQMYAMRGNNISIIFQDPMTALNPVQTIKAQIDEVLVLHRKELNKKQRLQFSIEMLEKVRIPEPEKRLTEYPHNLSGGMRQRVMIAMALACKPDILICDEPTTALDVTVQASILTLMTELQEETGMAIIFITHDLGVVAEMCDDVAVMYEGKIVEQADVFELFDSPKNPYTQKLLRLMPNLDNPPKQMIIIDFPHDS, encoded by the coding sequence ATGGTAGAAGCCGAGATAATTTTGCAAGTGCGTGATTTAGAAACGGAGTTTATTACTGATGATGGTACGGTTAAGGTACTTCATGGCGTGAATTTCGACGTACAACAAGGCCGGACACTCGGGTTGGTTGGTGAGTCTGGTTGTGGAAAAAGCGTCACATCTATGTCTATCCTAGGCTTGCTACCGAAGCCTTATGGGAACGTAACACGCGGCAAAATCTTATATAAGGGCACTGACTTACTCAAACTTCCTCCTGAACAAATGTATGCGATGCGAGGGAATAACATCTCTATTATTTTCCAAGATCCGATGACGGCGTTAAATCCAGTACAGACGATCAAGGCGCAGATCGACGAAGTTTTGGTATTGCATCGCAAAGAGTTAAATAAGAAGCAGAGATTGCAGTTTTCAATTGAGATGCTCGAGAAAGTGCGTATTCCAGAGCCTGAAAAAAGGTTGACTGAATATCCGCACAATCTTTCTGGCGGAATGCGACAACGCGTAATGATAGCGATGGCATTGGCCTGTAAACCCGACATATTAATCTGTGATGAGCCAACGACTGCTTTGGACGTTACTGTACAAGCATCCATATTAACGTTGATGACTGAATTGCAAGAAGAAACAGGAATGGCGATAATTTTCATTACTCATGATCTCGGTGTTGTTGCCGAAATGTGTGACGACGTTGCTGTAATGTATGAGGGGAAAATTGTTGAACAAGCCGATGTGTTTGAATTGTTTGATTCGCCAAAAAACCCTTATACGCAAAAGTTACTTAGGTTAATGCCGAATCTAGATAACCCTCCTAAGCAGATGATTATCATTGATTTTCCACATGACAGTTAA
- a CDS encoding ATP-binding cassette domain-containing protein, whose product MQEVIRIENLKQYFTSGSGVFRKGYTVKAVDGVSLHVSRGETLGLVGESGCGKSTLGRSILKLYEPNGGKIFFEGQDITGYTTKQMRPLRKDMQIVFQDPLESLNQRHTISMIIEEPFIIHGIGTKEERKKWVEELLVKVGLSKEAKNRYPHEFSGGQRQRIGIARAIALKPKLLICDESVSALDVSVQAQILNLLLHLQQEMDLAMIFISHDLSVVRHVSDRVAVMYFGKVVEHGTVSEIFESPKDDYTKTLLAAIPVSHPNQRKRKSQK is encoded by the coding sequence ATGCAAGAAGTGATTCGAATTGAAAACCTAAAACAATACTTTACATCTGGAAGCGGTGTGTTTCGTAAAGGATACACAGTGAAAGCGGTCGATGGCGTGTCACTTCATGTCTCTAGAGGCGAGACATTAGGACTCGTCGGTGAGTCAGGTTGCGGTAAAAGTACCTTGGGGCGTTCAATACTAAAACTCTACGAGCCAAATGGGGGGAAGATATTCTTTGAAGGACAGGACATCACGGGATATACCACTAAGCAGATGCGCCCTTTAAGAAAAGACATGCAGATAGTGTTTCAGGACCCGCTCGAATCACTTAATCAGCGACATACCATTAGCATGATTATTGAAGAACCATTTATTATCCATGGAATTGGTACGAAGGAAGAGCGGAAGAAATGGGTTGAAGAATTACTTGTTAAAGTGGGGTTGTCGAAAGAAGCGAAAAATCGTTATCCCCACGAGTTTTCGGGTGGTCAGAGACAAAGAATTGGTATTGCAAGAGCGATTGCCCTCAAGCCTAAGCTGCTAATTTGTGATGAGTCTGTATCGGCTCTCGATGTTTCGGTTCAAGCTCAGATATTAAACTTATTGCTACACCTTCAGCAAGAAATGGACCTTGCGATGATATTTATCTCGCACGATTTATCGGTCGTCAGGCATGTTTCTGACCGAGTTGCTGTGATGTATTTCGGCAAAGTGGTTGAACATGGGACTGTATCTGAGATCTTTGAGTCACCTAAAGACGATTACACAAAGACATTGCTTGCGGCTATTCCTGTCTCTCACCCAAACCAGAGAAAACGCAAGTCACAAAAATGA
- a CDS encoding response regulator, whose amino-acid sequence MNKYLILCVDDEREVLDSVVQDLSRFEDNFIIEGAESVAEAKEVIQENADDDIKLALILCDHIMPEQTGISFLIELNEAKETKSARKLLLTGQADLEATINAVNSASLDFYIAKPWHGDELLKTLTQQLTQYMIENEPDLMPWGRILDTEKIFNAISDKRSQFGE is encoded by the coding sequence ATGAATAAATATCTCATTCTCTGTGTAGATGATGAACGCGAAGTATTGGACAGCGTAGTACAAGACCTTTCCCGGTTTGAAGATAACTTTATAATTGAGGGAGCAGAATCAGTGGCAGAAGCCAAAGAGGTTATTCAAGAAAACGCTGATGATGATATTAAATTGGCCTTGATTCTATGTGACCACATAATGCCCGAACAAACTGGAATTAGCTTTCTGATTGAACTGAACGAAGCAAAAGAAACCAAATCAGCAAGAAAACTGCTCCTTACAGGACAAGCCGACTTAGAAGCGACAATAAATGCGGTAAACAGCGCAAGCTTAGACTTCTACATTGCCAAACCATGGCATGGTGACGAATTGCTCAAGACTCTGACCCAGCAGTTAACGCAATATATGATTGAAAATGAACCGGATCTTATGCCTTGGGGCCGAATACTTGATACAGAAAAAATATTCAACGCAATTTCAGATAAACGCAGTCAATTTGGTGAATAA
- a CDS encoding ATP-binding protein, whose product MTPYVLLYLDNDPISVEMLRTEFASLSTHFDICCVDSPEEAQQTLEFVQERGQSVAMAIAASSQSFDAAEFLIQLDRQDHTKDARKILVSDGEDINTILSAVNEGRLDHCLTKPLKKDAILETAKKELTTFILGTPAADWLHYSAILDQSRILSAHIENKLDSFRSGFIHDFHRLSDSYLTDQFIGSLLKFFAEKDDSRACRTYSSDHLLTVEGDPNEFLWFIVEGEVALYKADDLSIQREVVRHSKGSLVGGMSFVTGEISFSTAITLTETKVIKLDKDIFSEVLNSNSELLPLFTNILLRHFNRRLQRSINTKLELQRTYESLETAHQQLIEREKMAMLGQLVAGVAHELNNPIAAILRGADTLTSKIDELIHSPLPTSHQELGANILRESMHSRPMSTSDVRQQTKNILSDINDKKLAKKVVQLNLHRDLSEILQLGKESKDLAGTIAGLEKYYVTGSTLRSIQVCAKRIADMVKSLKGYARQDNEIMHVIDIHEGIEDTLVIFENKLKRHTVIKEYQDLPDILCLTNAMQQVWTNLVSNAVDAFPENGCLKISSEQVIKDDLLYAKVTFEDNGHGIPQEQQDKIFELNYTTKKEGNFGLGIGLSVCHQILAQHGGWIEVESNPDEYTKMIVWLPFQPANTVVNTDKEIR is encoded by the coding sequence GTGACTCCATATGTATTGCTCTATCTAGATAATGACCCGATATCGGTAGAAATGTTGAGAACGGAGTTTGCTTCTCTCTCAACGCATTTCGACATCTGTTGCGTTGATTCACCAGAAGAAGCTCAACAGACATTAGAATTTGTCCAAGAACGTGGCCAATCCGTCGCCATGGCGATCGCGGCTTCAAGTCAGTCATTTGATGCCGCTGAGTTTTTGATTCAGTTGGATCGACAAGATCATACGAAAGACGCTCGCAAAATATTAGTCAGTGATGGTGAAGACATCAATACCATTCTCTCTGCCGTCAACGAAGGACGTTTGGATCATTGCCTTACTAAGCCATTGAAGAAAGATGCGATTTTAGAAACCGCAAAAAAAGAACTGACAACATTTATTCTCGGAACCCCAGCTGCAGACTGGCTTCACTACAGCGCTATATTGGATCAATCTCGAATATTAAGTGCGCATATAGAGAACAAACTTGACTCATTTCGCTCCGGCTTCATCCATGACTTCCATCGATTAAGTGACTCCTATCTTACCGATCAGTTTATTGGATCGTTGCTGAAATTTTTTGCAGAGAAAGACGATTCTAGAGCATGTAGAACCTACTCTTCTGACCATTTATTGACTGTAGAAGGCGACCCTAATGAATTTCTATGGTTCATCGTTGAAGGTGAAGTCGCGCTATATAAGGCCGATGATCTCTCTATTCAACGAGAGGTTGTCAGGCATTCAAAAGGTAGCTTGGTTGGCGGTATGTCATTTGTTACTGGTGAAATCTCTTTCTCAACAGCGATTACATTGACGGAAACAAAAGTAATTAAACTGGACAAAGATATCTTCTCTGAAGTCCTGAACTCAAACAGTGAATTGCTGCCTCTATTTACGAACATATTGCTGCGGCATTTCAATCGAAGGTTGCAAAGGAGCATAAACACAAAGCTTGAATTGCAAAGGACCTATGAGTCGCTTGAAACTGCACATCAACAACTAATAGAAAGAGAAAAAATGGCCATGCTAGGCCAGTTAGTTGCCGGCGTAGCACACGAACTAAACAACCCTATTGCTGCAATTCTGCGAGGCGCAGATACCTTAACATCTAAGATTGATGAACTTATACACTCTCCACTACCGACATCGCATCAGGAACTAGGTGCCAATATATTAAGAGAATCAATGCATTCTCGACCAATGTCGACATCGGATGTTAGGCAACAAACCAAAAATATATTGTCTGATATTAACGATAAAAAACTCGCCAAGAAAGTCGTACAGCTCAACTTACATCGAGACCTATCTGAGATTTTACAACTCGGTAAAGAGAGCAAGGATCTCGCTGGCACCATCGCTGGTTTAGAGAAGTACTATGTCACTGGTTCCACTCTTCGTTCCATACAGGTGTGTGCCAAGCGTATTGCGGATATGGTTAAGAGTTTAAAGGGCTACGCACGCCAAGATAACGAGATCATGCACGTTATCGATATTCATGAAGGTATCGAGGATACACTGGTCATTTTTGAAAATAAGCTTAAGCGACATACCGTGATTAAAGAGTATCAAGACCTGCCGGATATTCTCTGTTTGACCAATGCGATGCAACAAGTTTGGACCAACCTTGTATCCAATGCTGTTGACGCATTCCCAGAAAATGGTTGTCTTAAGATTTCTTCAGAACAAGTAATTAAGGATGATTTACTCTATGCCAAGGTTACCTTTGAAGACAATGGTCACGGTATTCCTCAAGAACAACAAGATAAGATATTTGAATTAAACTATACAACAAAAAAAGAGGGCAACTTTGGCTTAGGTATTGGGCTTTCCGTTTGTCACCAAATTTTAGCCCAACATGGCGGTTGGATAGAGGTTGAATCTAACCCAGATGAATACACCAAAATGATTGTATGGCTGCCGTTTCAACCTGCAAACACTGTGGTAAATACTGATAAGGAAATACGATGA